Proteins from a genomic interval of Youhaiella tibetensis:
- a CDS encoding response regulator transcription factor: MPKIALVDDDRNILTSVSLTLEAEGYSVSTYTDGASGLEGLTSDRPDLAILDIKMPRMDGMELLRRLRQKSDVPVIFLTSKDEEIDELFGLKMGADDFITKPFSQRLLVERVKAILRRSSPRDPSAAPTGLEPPAGKALIERGSLVMDEERHTCTWKGQRVTLTVTEFLILQALALRPGVVKSRNALMDAAYDDQVYVDDRTIDSHIKRLRKKFKAVDDDFEMIETLYGVGYRFKEQ, encoded by the coding sequence ATGCCCAAAATCGCCCTGGTCGATGACGATCGCAATATTTTGACCTCCGTTTCGCTCACGCTGGAGGCCGAAGGCTATTCGGTTTCGACCTACACGGATGGTGCCTCGGGCCTGGAGGGCCTGACCAGCGACCGGCCGGATCTGGCCATCCTCGACATCAAGATGCCCCGCATGGACGGCATGGAACTGCTGCGTCGCCTGCGCCAGAAGTCGGACGTGCCGGTGATCTTCCTCACCTCCAAGGACGAGGAAATCGACGAGCTGTTCGGCCTCAAGATGGGGGCGGACGACTTCATCACCAAGCCGTTCAGCCAGCGCCTGCTCGTCGAGCGCGTCAAGGCGATCCTGCGCCGCTCCTCCCCGCGCGATCCCTCGGCAGCCCCCACGGGCCTCGAGCCGCCGGCCGGCAAGGCCCTGATCGAGCGCGGCTCGCTCGTCATGGACGAGGAACGCCACACCTGCACCTGGAAGGGGCAGCGGGTCACGCTCACGGTCACGGAATTTTTGATTCTCCAGGCCTTGGCTTTGCGCCCGGGAGTCGTCAAATCGCGCAACGCGCTGATGGATGCCGCCTACGACGACCAGGTCTATGTGGACGATCGCACCATCGACAGCCACATCAAGCGGCTGCGCAAGAAGTTCAAGGCGGTCGACGACGATTTCGAGATGATCGAAACCCTTTACGGCGTCGGCTACCGGTTCAAGGAGCAATAA
- a CDS encoding DUF2937 family protein, protein MRRSLSLLGGLCLGVALSQFPEYAQQYTQRLGGAVDELKVVTEEFDTAALAGGLTRQQALDRYVASPDGFLKDRGVSMERTFLRYADLRTVLAQVEGADALERLRLLPEYLDTEIGRRTLENFKPAVPVTAEGFLYAGFGFLLGYTLVSALVSLLTLPFRRRRVIYR, encoded by the coding sequence TTGCGGCGCTCCCTGAGCCTTCTCGGTGGTCTCTGCCTGGGCGTGGCCCTGAGCCAGTTCCCCGAATACGCCCAGCAATATACCCAGCGCCTGGGTGGGGCGGTCGACGAGCTCAAGGTCGTCACCGAGGAATTCGATACCGCCGCCCTGGCCGGCGGTCTCACCCGCCAGCAGGCCCTCGATCGCTACGTCGCCTCGCCCGACGGCTTCCTCAAGGACCGAGGCGTGAGCATGGAGCGCACCTTCCTGCGCTACGCCGACCTGCGGACCGTGCTCGCCCAGGTCGAGGGCGCCGACGCGCTCGAACGCCTGCGGCTCCTGCCCGAATATCTCGACACCGAGATCGGCAGGCGCACTCTCGAGAACTTCAAGCCGGCCGTCCCCGTCACCGCCGAAGGCTTCCTCTATGCCGGCTTCGGCTTCCTCCTCGGCTACACCCTCGTCTCCGCGCTTGTCTCCCTCCTGACCCTCCCCTTCCGCCGCCGCCGCGTCATCTATCGCTAG
- the rhaI gene encoding L-rhamnose catabolism isomerase, with product MTDQLIDQSVVDAENARREIDLRRDYDSLGERLDRRGISIDTIKDKVAAFHVAVPSWGVGTGGTRFARFPGKGEPRDIFDKLEDCAVINQLTRATPNVSLHIPWDKADPNRLKQSAARFGLGFDAMNSNTFSDAKGQPLSYKFGSLSHTDAATRQQAIDHNLECIEIGKVLGSKALTVWIGDGSNFPGQADFTRQFERYLEAMKVIYADLPEDWRLFTEHKMYEPAFYSTVVQDWGTNYIIATELGDKAFCLVDLGHHAPNVNIEMIVARLIQFGKLGGFHFNDSKYGDDDLDAGSIDPYRLFLVFNELVSAEERRAKGFNPAHMLDQSHNVTDPIESLILSAAEVQRNYANALLVDRKALAGFQDANDALAATQTLKTAFRTDVEPILAMARLEKNGAVDPIATYRAAGYRARVAEIRPEVAPGSSGIV from the coding sequence ATGACCGACCAACTCATCGACCAGTCGGTGGTCGACGCCGAGAATGCCCGCCGCGAGATCGATCTTCGCCGCGACTATGACTCGCTGGGCGAGCGCCTCGACCGGCGGGGAATTTCGATCGATACGATCAAGGACAAGGTGGCGGCCTTCCACGTGGCCGTTCCGTCCTGGGGCGTGGGCACGGGCGGCACGCGGTTCGCGCGCTTTCCGGGCAAGGGCGAGCCGCGCGACATCTTCGACAAGCTCGAGGACTGCGCCGTCATCAACCAGCTGACCCGCGCCACCCCCAATGTCTCGCTGCATATTCCGTGGGACAAGGCCGACCCCAATCGCCTCAAGCAAAGCGCAGCCCGTTTCGGCCTCGGCTTCGACGCCATGAATTCGAACACGTTTTCGGACGCCAAGGGCCAGCCGCTTTCCTACAAGTTCGGCTCGCTCTCGCACACCGATGCGGCGACCCGTCAGCAGGCCATCGACCATAACCTGGAATGCATCGAGATCGGCAAGGTGCTGGGCTCGAAGGCCCTCACCGTCTGGATCGGCGACGGCTCGAACTTCCCCGGCCAGGCTGACTTCACGCGCCAGTTCGAGCGCTATCTCGAGGCGATGAAGGTGATCTATGCCGACCTCCCCGAGGATTGGCGGCTCTTCACCGAGCACAAGATGTACGAGCCGGCATTCTATTCCACCGTCGTCCAGGACTGGGGAACGAACTATATCATCGCGACGGAACTGGGGGATAAGGCCTTCTGCCTTGTCGACCTCGGGCATCATGCGCCCAACGTCAATATCGAGATGATCGTGGCGCGGCTGATCCAGTTCGGAAAGCTCGGCGGGTTCCACTTCAACGATTCCAAGTATGGCGACGACGACCTCGACGCCGGCTCCATCGATCCCTACCGGCTGTTCCTGGTCTTTAACGAACTGGTCTCGGCCGAGGAGCGCCGCGCCAAGGGCTTCAATCCCGCTCACATGCTTGACCAGAGCCACAACGTGACCGACCCGATCGAAAGCCTCATCCTCTCGGCGGCCGAAGTGCAGCGGAACTACGCCAATGCACTGCTGGTCGACCGCAAGGCGCTGGCCGGCTTCCAGGATGCCAATGACGCGCTGGCGGCGACGCAGACGCTCAAGACGGCGTTCCGGACGGATGTGGAGCCGATCCTGGCCATGGCGCGGCTCGAGAAGAACGGCGCCGTCGATCCGATCGCGACGTATCGGGCGGCGGGGTATCGGGCGCGGGTGGCTGAGATCCGGCCGGAAGTGGCGCCGGGATCGAGCGGGATTGTTTGA
- the ahcY gene encoding adenosylhomocysteinase, translating into MSAFTDYSVKDISLADFGRKEIGMAEIEMPGLMAIREEFAAGQPLKGARIAGSLHMTIQTAVLIETLVALGAQVRWVSCNIFSTQDHAAAAIAAAGIPVFAHKGESLQEYWDFTDRMMDWDGKGETPNMILDDGGDATMLVLTGAKAEKDPSILDKPGNEEEEIFFATIKKRLAKDPTFYSRIRAAIKGVSEETTTGVMRLYQLQEKGELPFPAINVNDSVTKSKFDNKYGTRESLVDAIRRGTDVMLAGKVAIVCGYGDVGKGSALSLRGAGARVLVTEVDPICALQAAMDGYEVVTLADAAHRADIVVTATGNKDIVTVDDVRKMKDMAIVCNIGHFDNEIQVEALRNFKWTNVKPQVDLVELPSGNRIVLLSEGRLVNLGNATGHPSFVMSASFSNQTLAQIELWTNGQNLEKKVHVLPKHLDEKVAELHLAKLGAKLTKLSKNQADYIGVQVDGPFKSDQYRY; encoded by the coding sequence ATGAGCGCGTTCACGGACTATTCGGTCAAAGACATTTCCCTGGCCGATTTCGGCCGCAAGGAAATCGGCATGGCCGAGATCGAAATGCCCGGCCTGATGGCCATCCGCGAGGAGTTCGCCGCCGGCCAGCCGCTCAAGGGCGCGCGCATTGCCGGCTCGCTCCACATGACCATCCAGACCGCCGTGCTCATCGAGACGCTGGTGGCGCTCGGCGCCCAGGTCCGCTGGGTGTCGTGCAACATCTTCTCGACCCAGGACCACGCCGCCGCCGCCATCGCCGCCGCCGGCATCCCGGTCTTCGCCCACAAGGGTGAAAGCCTCCAGGAATACTGGGACTTCACCGACCGCATGATGGATTGGGACGGCAAGGGCGAGACGCCCAACATGATCCTGGACGACGGCGGCGACGCCACCATGCTCGTCCTCACCGGCGCCAAGGCCGAAAAGGATCCTTCGATCCTGGACAAGCCGGGCAACGAGGAAGAGGAAATCTTCTTCGCCACCATCAAGAAGCGCCTGGCCAAGGACCCGACCTTCTATTCGCGCATCCGTGCCGCCATCAAGGGCGTCTCCGAGGAGACCACCACGGGCGTGATGCGCCTCTACCAGCTCCAGGAAAAGGGCGAGCTGCCCTTCCCCGCCATCAACGTCAACGACTCGGTCACCAAGTCCAAGTTCGACAACAAGTACGGCACGCGTGAATCGCTGGTCGACGCCATCCGTCGCGGCACCGACGTGATGCTGGCTGGCAAGGTCGCCATCGTCTGCGGCTATGGCGATGTGGGCAAGGGCTCGGCGCTTTCGCTGCGCGGCGCCGGCGCCCGCGTGCTCGTCACCGAAGTCGATCCGATCTGCGCACTCCAGGCCGCCATGGACGGCTACGAGGTGGTAACCCTGGCCGATGCCGCGCACCGCGCCGACATCGTCGTCACCGCGACCGGCAACAAGGACATCGTTACCGTCGACGACGTGCGCAAGATGAAGGACATGGCCATCGTCTGCAACATCGGCCACTTCGACAACGAGATCCAGGTCGAGGCGCTGCGCAACTTCAAGTGGACCAACGTCAAGCCGCAGGTCGACCTTGTGGAACTGCCCTCGGGCAACCGCATCGTGCTGCTTTCGGAAGGCCGCCTGGTCAACCTCGGCAACGCCACCGGCCACCCCAGCTTCGTGATGAGCGCCTCCTTCTCCAACCAGACCCTGGCCCAGATCGAACTGTGGACGAACGGGCAGAACCTGGAAAAGAAGGTGCACGTGCTGCCCAAGCACCTGGACGAAAAGGTCGCCGAACTGCACCTGGCCAAGCTCGGCGCCAAGCTCACCAAGCTTTCCAAGAACCAGGCCGATTACATCGGCGTCCAGGTGGATGGCCCGTTCAAGTCGGACCAGTACCGCTACTGA
- a CDS encoding HPr kinase/phosphorylase, with protein sequence MVEAAPENIHGTGLVLGQHGVIIRGPSGAGKSLLALELLDRWEHRRLNARLVADDRLDLRLQADGLMMAAPAAIAGLIELRGRGIVERPHVPAAAVHLVVDLVDGLTRMLDEADLETHMMGVRLARCPVPRRGTVDSAHQILLVAEALAHL encoded by the coding sequence ATGGTCGAGGCCGCGCCCGAGAACATCCACGGCACCGGCCTCGTGCTCGGCCAGCACGGCGTCATCATCCGGGGACCGAGCGGAGCGGGTAAGTCCCTGCTGGCGCTCGAACTTCTCGATCGCTGGGAGCATCGCCGGCTCAATGCCCGGCTCGTTGCCGACGACCGGCTCGATCTGCGCCTGCAGGCCGACGGCCTGATGATGGCCGCGCCTGCCGCCATTGCCGGCCTCATCGAACTGCGTGGGCGCGGCATTGTCGAGCGGCCGCATGTTCCGGCCGCCGCCGTCCATCTGGTGGTCGATCTCGTCGATGGGCTGACCCGCATGCTGGACGAGGCGGACCTCGAGACCCATATGATGGGGGTGCGGCTGGCCCGTTGCCCCGTGCCGCGCCGTGGAACGGTGGATTCGGCGCACCAGATTCTGCTTGTGGCAGAAGCGCTAGCCCATCTTTGA
- a CDS encoding DeoR/GlpR family DNA-binding transcription regulator, with translation MHESERHRVILAAVQTRSVATVSDLVEMTGTSEATIRRDIAALHVQGKLRRVRGGAEAVNPPRQGGLMGRPFSVNEGINLGLKRAIAKAAVDLCKDGEPIIINGGTTTFQMVHYLVNRRMQVFTNSFPIAEHLLHHSKNSVMVQGGTIYREQNIILSPFDNDVSRHFYARKMFMGCQGLGAHGLMEADPLLVQAELKLISQADELIILADSSKFSGKSSLILCGLDRITTVVTDRGIRDEDRQMLETAGVGLIVAETGSQTIEEASPAA, from the coding sequence TTGCACGAAAGCGAACGCCACAGGGTGATCCTGGCCGCGGTGCAGACGCGGTCCGTCGCAACGGTGAGCGATCTCGTCGAGATGACGGGAACCTCCGAGGCGACGATCCGGCGCGACATCGCGGCGCTGCACGTGCAGGGCAAGCTTCGGCGCGTGCGCGGCGGCGCAGAAGCGGTCAATCCGCCTCGCCAGGGCGGGCTCATGGGCCGGCCGTTCTCGGTCAACGAGGGCATCAATCTCGGCCTCAAGCGCGCCATCGCCAAGGCGGCGGTGGACCTGTGCAAGGATGGCGAGCCCATCATCATCAATGGCGGCACCACGACCTTCCAGATGGTGCACTACCTGGTGAACCGGCGCATGCAGGTCTTCACCAATTCCTTCCCCATTGCCGAGCACCTGCTCCATCACTCCAAGAACTCGGTGATGGTGCAGGGGGGCACCATCTATCGCGAGCAGAACATCATTCTCTCGCCCTTCGACAATGATGTGTCGCGCCACTTCTATGCGCGAAAAATGTTCATGGGCTGCCAGGGCCTGGGAGCGCATGGGCTGATGGAAGCCGATCCGCTGCTCGTTCAGGCCGAACTCAAGCTCATCAGCCAGGCCGATGAACTCATCATCCTGGCAGACTCTTCGAAATTTTCCGGCAAATCGAGCCTCATCCTGTGTGGGCTCGACCGGATTACCACGGTCGTCACCGATCGTGGCATCCGCGACGAAGACCGGCAGATGCTGGAAACGGCGGGCGTCGGCCTCATCGTGGCTGAGACTGGTAGTCAGACTATCGAGGAGGCGTCACCGGCCGCCTAA
- a CDS encoding bifunctional rhamnulose-1-phosphate aldolase/short-chain dehydrogenase, whose amino-acid sequence MSTNAPARLANLWDDARAAGMTEPERLVYRSNILGSDKRVTNYGGGNTSSKIMEKDPLTGEQVEVLWVKGSGGDSASIKLDGFATLYMDKLRALKGLYRGLEHEDEMVGYLPHATFNLNPRAASIDTPLHAYVPHPFVDHMHPDAIIAIAASKDSRALTQEIFGDAIGWLPWKRPGFELGLWLEKFCLEHPEAKGVILESHGLFTWGDTPKECYETTIAVINQAIEWLEKKTEGKAIFGGEAVKSLPADERRAVAAKIMPKIRGLISEDSHKLGHFDDSPAVLEFVNSKDLRPLAALGTSCPDHFLRTKIRPLVIEFDPANPDVDAVVARLGDDVAAYRADYTAYYERSRHDNSPAIRDPNAVVYLMPGVGMFTFAKDKATARISGEFYVNAINVMRGSSTVSTYQGLDEQEAFDIEYWLLEEAKLQRMPKPKSLAGQVALITGGAGGIGKATAYRLMNEGACVVIADIDDAALAAATEELGKKFGKDFVRPVKFDVTREEEVLKGFANAVVEFGGLDILVSNAGLASSAPIEETSLALWNRNMDILATGYFLVSREAFKLFRAQKIGGNVVFVASKNGLAASPNAAAYCTAKAAEIHLARCLALEGAEAQIRVNVVNPDAVLRGSKIWAGEWLEQRASTYKTDKDGLEEMYRQRSMLKRSVFPEDIAEAIYFLASDMSAKSTGNIINVDAGNAQSFTR is encoded by the coding sequence ATGTCCACGAACGCGCCCGCGCGCCTCGCCAACCTATGGGATGACGCCAGAGCTGCCGGCATGACCGAGCCGGAGCGACTGGTCTATCGCTCCAACATCCTGGGGTCGGACAAGCGCGTCACCAATTACGGCGGCGGCAATACCTCCTCCAAGATCATGGAGAAGGACCCGCTGACCGGCGAGCAGGTGGAAGTGCTCTGGGTCAAGGGCTCGGGCGGCGACAGTGCCTCGATCAAGCTCGATGGCTTCGCCACGCTCTACATGGACAAGCTCCGGGCCCTCAAGGGCCTCTATCGCGGCCTCGAGCACGAAGACGAGATGGTGGGCTACCTGCCGCACGCTACCTTCAACCTCAATCCGCGCGCCGCTTCCATCGACACGCCGCTGCACGCCTATGTGCCGCATCCCTTTGTCGATCACATGCACCCCGATGCCATCATCGCCATCGCCGCGAGCAAGGATTCGAGGGCGCTCACCCAGGAGATTTTCGGCGACGCCATCGGCTGGCTGCCCTGGAAGCGCCCGGGGTTCGAACTCGGGCTCTGGCTCGAAAAATTCTGCCTCGAACATCCCGAGGCCAAGGGCGTCATTCTTGAAAGCCACGGGCTCTTCACCTGGGGCGACACGCCCAAGGAGTGCTACGAGACCACGATCGCGGTCATCAACCAGGCCATCGAGTGGTTGGAGAAGAAGACCGAGGGCAAGGCCATTTTCGGCGGCGAAGCCGTCAAGTCGCTGCCCGCTGACGAGCGCCGCGCCGTCGCCGCCAAGATCATGCCCAAGATTCGCGGGCTGATCTCGGAAGACAGCCACAAGCTCGGTCATTTTGACGACAGCCCGGCTGTGCTCGAATTCGTCAACTCGAAGGATCTGCGCCCGCTCGCCGCGCTCGGCACATCCTGCCCCGACCACTTCCTGCGCACCAAGATCCGTCCCCTTGTGATCGAGTTCGATCCGGCCAATCCGGACGTCGATGCCGTCGTGGCGCGCCTCGGCGATGACGTCGCCGCCTATCGCGCCGACTACACCGCCTATTACGAGCGCTCGAGGCACGACAATTCCCCCGCCATCCGCGACCCCAATGCGGTGGTCTACCTGATGCCGGGCGTGGGCATGTTCACCTTTGCCAAGGACAAGGCCACGGCGCGCATTTCGGGCGAGTTCTACGTCAACGCCATCAACGTCATGCGCGGTTCCTCGACCGTCTCGACCTATCAGGGGCTCGACGAACAGGAAGCCTTCGACATCGAGTACTGGCTGCTCGAGGAAGCCAAGCTCCAGCGCATGCCCAAGCCGAAATCGCTGGCCGGACAGGTTGCCCTCATCACCGGCGGCGCCGGCGGCATCGGCAAGGCCACCGCCTATCGCCTGATGAACGAGGGCGCCTGCGTCGTCATCGCCGACATCGACGATGCTGCGCTTGCCGCAGCCACCGAGGAACTGGGCAAGAAGTTCGGCAAGGATTTCGTCCGGCCGGTCAAGTTCGACGTGACGCGCGAGGAGGAGGTCCTCAAGGGCTTCGCCAACGCCGTGGTCGAATTCGGCGGTCTCGATATCCTCGTCTCCAACGCGGGGCTGGCTTCGTCCGCTCCCATCGAGGAGACGTCGCTGGCGCTCTGGAACCGGAACATGGACATCCTCGCCACCGGCTATTTCCTGGTGTCGCGCGAGGCGTTCAAGCTGTTCCGGGCGCAGAAGATCGGCGGCAACGTCGTCTTCGTCGCCTCCAAGAACGGCCTTGCCGCCTCGCCCAACGCCGCAGCCTATTGCACCGCCAAGGCCGCCGAGATCCACCTCGCCCGCTGCCTCGCCCTCGAAGGGGCCGAAGCCCAGATACGCGTCAACGTGGTCAACCCCGATGCGGTCCTGCGCGGCTCCAAGATCTGGGCCGGCGAATGGCTCGAACAGCGCGCTTCGACTTACAAGACCGACAAGGATGGTCTTGAGGAAATGTACCGCCAGCGCTCCATGCTCAAGCGCTCGGTCTTCCCCGAAGACATCGCCGAGGCCATCTACTTCCTGGCCTCGGACATGTCGGCGAAGTCGACCGGCAACATCATCAATGTCGACGCCGGCAACGCGCAGTCGTTTACGCGGTAA
- a CDS encoding PTS sugar transporter subunit IIA: MLGMVLVTHGALAVEFKSALEHVVGPQEQVETISIGPDDDMEARRNDIMKAVDAADTGDGVVILTDMFGGTPSNLAISVMQNRDVEVIAGVNLPMLVKLARVRPDMAIKDAVRIAAEAGRKYINVANDVLSAQ, translated from the coding sequence ATGCTAGGTATGGTTCTGGTGACCCATGGCGCCCTTGCCGTGGAGTTCAAGTCGGCGCTCGAACATGTTGTGGGCCCGCAAGAGCAAGTCGAGACCATTTCCATTGGACCGGACGATGACATGGAGGCTCGCCGCAACGACATCATGAAGGCTGTCGATGCGGCGGACACCGGTGACGGAGTCGTCATCCTTACCGACATGTTTGGCGGCACGCCGTCCAATCTGGCCATTTCGGTGATGCAGAATCGTGACGTCGAGGTGATCGCCGGCGTCAATCTGCCGATGCTGGTCAAGCTGGCGCGCGTTCGCCCCGATATGGCCATAAAGGACGCCGTACGTATCGCTGCAGAGGCTGGGCGCAAATACATCAACGTTGCCAACGACGTATTGAGTGCGCAATAG
- a CDS encoding HPr family phosphocarrier protein, with the protein MNTAAGSGRALAQQLTIINRKGLHARASARFVRTAECFDADIQVSRDGSTVNGNSIMGLMMLGAGPGSTILVQATGKQAREALDAITELVNNGFDEDAEGAAL; encoded by the coding sequence ATGAATACGGCGGCAGGTTCAGGCCGGGCACTCGCGCAGCAACTGACCATCATCAATCGCAAGGGGCTGCACGCCCGTGCTTCGGCGCGCTTCGTGCGCACCGCCGAGTGCTTCGATGCCGACATCCAGGTTTCCCGCGACGGCTCGACGGTAAACGGCAATTCCATCATGGGCTTGATGATGCTGGGCGCCGGCCCCGGCTCGACCATCCTGGTCCAGGCCACCGGCAAGCAGGCCCGCGAAGCGCTCGATGCCATCACCGAGCTCGTCAACAATGGCTTTGACGAGGATGCCGAGGGCGCCGCGCTCTGA
- a CDS encoding GrpB family protein — protein sequence MEEIRLAPPDPQAASSFVAARERILPCFPVPPRLIEHIGSTAIPGILAKPVIDIVVLVDDLAQGHAAIPALEALGFSFWRDNPVRTRLFLVKGLPSRTHHLHIHADPTEVERHLVFRDHLRAHPGDSAAYEALKRELAERYRTDREAYTEGKSAFIDAIVARAGGPPRLREG from the coding sequence ATGGAGGAGATCCGCCTGGCGCCGCCCGATCCCCAGGCCGCCTCGAGCTTCGTCGCCGCGCGTGAGCGCATCCTCCCCTGTTTCCCGGTCCCGCCGCGCCTCATCGAGCATATCGGCTCCACCGCCATCCCCGGTATCCTGGCCAAGCCGGTGATCGACATCGTCGTGCTGGTCGATGATCTCGCCCAGGGGCACGCCGCCATCCCGGCGCTCGAAGCCCTCGGCTTCAGCTTCTGGCGCGACAATCCGGTGAGGACGCGCCTGTTCCTGGTCAAGGGACTGCCCAGCCGCACCCATCACCTGCACATCCACGCCGACCCCACCGAGGTCGAGCGCCACCTGGTCTTCCGCGACCACCTGCGCGCCCATCCCGGGGACAGCGCCGCCTACGAGGCCCTCAAGCGCGAGCTGGCCGAGCGCTACCGGACCGACCGGGAGGCCTATACCGAGGGCAAGTCGGCTTTCATCGATGCCATCGTCGCCCGCGCCGGCGGGCCGCCGCGCCTGCGGGAGGGCTGA
- the rhaS gene encoding rhamnose ABC transporter substrate-binding protein, translating into MSFLKKLGITTALAAILLASPAMAQTKIALVVKSLGNGFFDAANKGAEEAAKELGDVEVIYTGPTKATAEAQIEVINSLIAQQVNAIAISANDPDALVPVLKKAMDRGITVISFDSGVAPEGRQLHLNPSDTNLIGETIIKLAADYLPDGGDVAILSASSTATNQNAWIEAAKKVLPEKFPKINLVATVYGDDDSAKSTDEAKGLIASYPNLKAIIAPTTVGVVAAAQVVTDQNLIGKINVTGLALPSEFKKFIDNGASQAVALWNPIDLGYSAIYLAHDLAVKGDKAEPGAKLSIGRMGEITLDDTNSAAMAPPFTFDKSNIDEFAKIY; encoded by the coding sequence ATGAGCTTTCTGAAGAAACTGGGCATCACCACGGCCCTGGCAGCGATCCTGCTGGCCTCGCCCGCAATGGCGCAGACCAAGATCGCCCTCGTGGTCAAGTCGCTCGGCAACGGCTTCTTCGATGCCGCCAACAAGGGCGCCGAAGAGGCGGCCAAGGAACTCGGTGACGTCGAAGTCATCTATACCGGCCCGACCAAGGCCACGGCCGAAGCCCAGATCGAAGTCATCAATTCGCTGATCGCCCAGCAGGTCAACGCCATCGCCATCTCGGCCAACGATCCGGACGCGCTGGTGCCCGTGCTCAAGAAGGCCATGGATCGCGGGATCACCGTGATCTCGTTCGACTCGGGTGTGGCTCCGGAAGGCCGCCAGCTCCACCTCAACCCGTCCGACACCAACCTCATCGGCGAAACCATCATCAAGCTGGCCGCCGACTACCTGCCCGATGGCGGCGACGTCGCCATTCTCTCGGCTTCCTCGACGGCGACCAACCAGAATGCCTGGATCGAAGCGGCCAAGAAGGTGCTGCCGGAGAAGTTCCCCAAGATCAACCTCGTCGCCACCGTCTATGGCGATGACGACTCGGCCAAGTCCACCGACGAAGCCAAGGGCCTGATCGCGAGCTACCCGAACCTCAAGGCCATCATCGCCCCGACCACGGTCGGCGTCGTGGCAGCCGCCCAGGTGGTGACCGACCAGAACCTGATCGGCAAGATCAACGTCACGGGCCTGGCCCTGCCGTCCGAGTTCAAGAAGTTCATCGACAACGGCGCTTCGCAGGCCGTGGCGCTCTGGAACCCGATCGACCTGGGCTACTCGGCCATCTACCTGGCCCACGACCTCGCCGTTAAGGGCGACAAGGCCGAGCCCGGCGCCAAGCTCTCGATCGGCCGCATGGGCGAGATCACGCTCGATGACACGAACTCGGCCGCCATGGCGCCTCCGTTCACGTTCGACAAGAGCAACATCGACGAATTCGCCAAGATCTACTGA